From the genome of Vicia villosa cultivar HV-30 ecotype Madison, WI linkage group LG2, Vvil1.0, whole genome shotgun sequence, one region includes:
- the LOC131650770 gene encoding uncharacterized protein LOC131650770 yields MARPFELVKNINDTKELWKVAVLIHHKWTVLNKNKEHFELVVVDKDGCDIHVNVPHPFKQAYDSLLTVGNTYTISNFQVSLNDMLFKPSDHKFMLTFTGGTSVTDKNKHQIPAKPLKFTSFTDIMSGNWKKDVLIDVIGMVTEIGYTQLQQGGKKQQINLSLKDLSGNVLNCTLWEGYAVQFHEFSKNRKDTTPLIIVLQYAKVKEEGKYPLCVSNTFNVTKLILNDDFPQIKEFIESLPKISEAESSSQALSLQSQTLSQYSTSSQHTLYDKLMYKATVRPLVEIVKLKEEAQCVTVATITKLKAAQGGWYYQACHQCPRVAKGNEPPYECTLRHKTETAIYRYKILIEVFNAGTKASFVIWDREAFQLLKVTAAQMRTNLLEAGITDPLEFPVALDALVGMTMVFKVKWQPDWENASVMSIFEDDIVKKDILRSFGQELPNSQNMLTPNVTQNNESVAEVSHLDDWDIIPEPDITSDALPDPVTPTSGAKWIAPHESHDITPLSQMSELQQSSTKMKKHIKLEN; encoded by the exons ATGGCTAGACCCTTTGAGTTGGTGAAGAACATTAACGATACGAAGGAGCTTTGGAAAGTTGCTGTTCTTATACATCACAAATGGACCGTTCTCAATAAGAACAAGGAACATTTTGAGTTGGTTGTCGTTGATAAAGAT GGTTGTGACATCCATGTCAACGTTCCACATCCTTTTAAACAGGCTTATGATTCACTTTTAACCGTTGGCAACACTTATACAATCTCAAACTTCCAAGTCTCTCTTAATGATATGCTTTTCAAGCCTTCAGATCACAAATTTATGTTGACATTTACTGGTGGTACATCTGTTACCGACAAGAATAAACATCAAATTCCTGCAAAGCCACTTAAATTCACTTCTTTCACTGATATTATGTCTGGGAATTGGAAAAAGGATGTTCTAATAG ATGTCATTGGAATGGTCACAGAAATTGGCTACACCCAACTACAACAGGGGGGCAAGAAACAACAGATCAATCTATCTTTGAAGGATTTGTC GGGCAATGTTTTGAATTGCACTTTGTGGGAAGGATATGCAGTGCAGTTCCATGAATTCAGTAAAAATAGAAAGGACACAACTCCCCTCATTATTGTTTTGCAATATGCAAAAGTCAAGGAAGAAG GAAAGTATCCATTATGTGTTTCTAACACCTTCAATGTTACAAAGTTGATTCTCAATGATGACTTTCCTCAGATTAAAGAATTTATTGAAAG ccTACCAAAAATCAGTGAGGCTGAATCTTCAAGTCAGGCTTTGAGCCTGCAGTCCCAGACACTGTCTCAATACTCAACTTCTTCTCAACACACTCTTTATGATAAACTAATGTATAAAGCAACCGTACGGCCTTTGGTTGAAATTGTAAAACTCAAGGAG GAAGCTCAATGTGTTACCGTTGCGACAATAACCAAACTCAAGGCTGCTCAAGGTGGATGGTATTACCAAGCATGTCATCAGTGTCCTAGGGTTGCTAAAGGGAATGAACCACCCTATGAATGTACTCTTCGCCACAAAACAGAAACAGCCATTTATAG gtataaaattttaattgaagttTTTAATGCTGGAACAAAAGCATCATTTGTAATATGGGACCGTGAAGCTTTTCAACTTTTGAAGGTCACTGCTGCTCAGATGCGCACTAATTTACTTGAG GCTGGTATTACCGACCCTCTTGAGTTCCCAGTAGCGCTTGATGCTTTAGTTGGAATGACCATGGTTTTCAAGGTCAAATGGCAACCTGATTGGGAAAATGCGTCTGTTATGTCTATATTTGAAGATGACATTGTAAAAAAGGATATACTGCGTTCATTTGGACAGGAATTG CCTAATTCCCAGAACATGCTAACTCCTAATGTAACACAG AACAATGAGAGTGTTGCTGAGGTTTCACATTTGGATGATTGGGACATCATTCCG GAACCCGATATTACATCTGATGCATTGCCGGACCCTGTTACACCAACTTCAGGTGCTAAATGGATTGCTCCACATGAATCACATGACATTACTCCTTTATCTCAGATGTCTGAATTACAACAGTCTTCCACAAAGATGAAAAAGCATATCAAACTGGAGAATTAG